In Bacteroidota bacterium, a genomic segment contains:
- a CDS encoding NAD-dependent epimerase/dehydratase family protein produces the protein LGIQKNPFKENSSEKGKLLITGAPGWLGNRMIDVLINGDKDGEFQSNRKVKLLVQPQYQGFLNLPENFEIVYGDITDKNSLAKVLENVSTVFHIAGAIYPPKIKTLYEVNFKGTKNLVDVCIEKGIRRIIYMSTDSVGGKGTKEKRIFDKNTPPTPYRNYGESKYLAEKYILDKTKEGLIDGTSLRGFWFFGPFAPPRQLNFLNMFSWPRQLVFGTGKNFRSISHVDNTIQAFFKTEKEAKTFGKAYWICGNESEMTVDDIYRTIANKLGKEYKPLHIPVWMCKMFGLADSFLGLFGILHPTIHAAGKFYFDIAGKIDDAKEDFGYEPKISFEETAEELAGGR, from the coding sequence TTAGGAATACAAAAGAATCCATTTAAAGAAAATAGTTCTGAAAAGGGAAAATTATTAATTACTGGAGCTCCCGGATGGCTTGGTAACAGAATGATAGATGTTTTGATAAATGGCGATAAAGATGGTGAATTCCAAAGTAATAGGAAAGTGAAGCTTCTTGTTCAACCTCAATATCAAGGTTTTTTAAATCTACCGGAGAATTTTGAAATTGTTTATGGAGATATTACTGATAAAAATTCTTTGGCGAAAGTACTCGAAAATGTGAGTACCGTATTTCATATTGCAGGAGCTATTTATCCTCCAAAAATAAAAACTTTGTATGAAGTGAATTTTAAAGGAACAAAAAATCTTGTTGATGTTTGCATAGAAAAAGGAATAAGGCGAATTATTTATATGTCAACTGATTCTGTAGGTGGTAAGGGTACTAAAGAAAAAAGAATATTTGATAAAAATACGCCACCGACTCCTTATAGAAATTATGGAGAAAGTAAATATCTTGCAGAAAAATATATTCTTGATAAAACAAAAGAAGGTTTGATTGATGGAACATCATTGAGAGGTTTTTGGTTTTTTGGACCATTTGCTCCACCGCGTCAGCTTAATTTTTTGAATATGTTTAGTTGGCCAAGACAATTGGTTTTTGGAACAGGTAAAAATTTTAGATCAATTTCTCATGTTGACAATACTATTCAGGCGTTTTTTAAAACTGAGAAAGAAGCAAAAACTTTTGGTAAGGCTTATTGGATTTGCGGTAATGAATCTGAAATGACTGTTGATGATATTTATCGTACAATTGCGAATAAATTAGGCAAAGAATATAAACCATTACATATTCCCGTTTGGATGTGTAAAATGTTTGGACTTGCAGATAGCTTTCTTGGATTATTTGGAATTCTACATCCGACAATTCATGCCGCAGGGAAATTTTATTTTGATATTGCAGGAAAAATTGATGATGCTAAAGAGGATTTTGGATACGAACCGAAAATTAGTTTTGAAGAAACCGCTGAAGAACTTGCTGGGGGGAGGTGA